Proteins encoded by one window of Streptomyces uncialis:
- a CDS encoding ABC transporter ATP-binding protein, giving the protein MIGLAPPAYDPAAPTTANTLPVGAPATVRAYVKELFRRHRTAFLALVTVNAVAVIASMVGPYLLGALVERVSEGGDALGELRIGPTVVAFAVALVVQAAFIQQVRLRGAVLGEQMLADLREDFLVRSVRLPPGVLERAGTGDLLSRITTDIDRLSNAMREAVPQLAIGVVWVVLLLGGLTVTAPELAPAVVVAVPLLVIGCRWYFKRAPAAYRSEAAGYAAVASALAETIDAGRTVEAHRLGERRVALSDLRITQWTAWERYTMWLRSVLFPVVNLTHITVLGSVLMVGGVFVLQGWITVGQLTTGALLAQMLVDPVGLILRWYDELQVAQVSLARLVGVRDIEPEEGDDSVSPEGRAVHADAVRFGYRAGVDVLRDVSLRVEPGTRLALVGPSGAGKSTLGRLLAGIYAPGGGAITLGGAELSRMPAERVRSHVALVNQEHHVFVGSLRDNLRLARSTAEDPELWAALEAVDAEVWARALDAGLDTDVGSGGLGLTPAQAQQIALARLVLADPHTLVLDEATSLLDPRAARHLERSLARVLDGRTVVAIAHRLHTAHDAEVIAVVEQGRITELGSHDELVAADGAYAALWRSWHG; this is encoded by the coding sequence ATGATCGGCTTGGCGCCCCCGGCGTACGACCCGGCGGCTCCGACGACGGCGAACACCCTGCCGGTCGGCGCGCCCGCCACCGTACGTGCCTACGTCAAGGAACTCTTCCGACGCCACCGCACGGCCTTCCTCGCGCTCGTCACCGTGAACGCCGTCGCGGTGATCGCCTCCATGGTGGGCCCCTATCTGCTGGGCGCTCTGGTGGAACGGGTGTCCGAGGGCGGCGACGCACTCGGTGAGCTGCGGATCGGCCCGACGGTCGTGGCCTTCGCGGTCGCGCTCGTGGTGCAGGCCGCTTTCATCCAGCAGGTGCGGCTGCGGGGCGCGGTGCTCGGTGAGCAGATGCTCGCGGATCTGCGCGAGGACTTCCTCGTACGGTCGGTACGGCTGCCCCCGGGTGTGCTGGAACGCGCCGGTACCGGCGATCTGCTCTCCCGGATCACCACCGACATCGACCGGCTGTCCAACGCGATGCGTGAGGCCGTGCCTCAGCTGGCGATCGGTGTGGTGTGGGTGGTGCTGCTGCTCGGCGGGCTCACCGTCACCGCCCCCGAACTGGCACCTGCCGTAGTCGTAGCGGTGCCGCTGCTGGTCATCGGCTGCCGCTGGTACTTCAAGCGCGCCCCGGCCGCCTACCGGTCGGAGGCCGCCGGATACGCCGCGGTCGCGAGTGCCCTCGCCGAGACCATCGACGCCGGCCGGACGGTCGAGGCACACCGGCTGGGTGAGCGCCGGGTGGCGCTGTCCGACCTCCGGATCACTCAGTGGACCGCGTGGGAACGCTACACAATGTGGCTGCGGTCCGTCCTGTTCCCCGTCGTCAACCTGACACACATCACCGTGCTGGGCTCCGTACTGATGGTGGGCGGTGTCTTCGTCCTCCAGGGCTGGATCACAGTGGGCCAGCTGACCACCGGGGCGCTTCTGGCCCAGATGCTCGTGGACCCGGTCGGGCTGATCCTGCGTTGGTACGACGAGCTCCAGGTCGCCCAGGTGTCGCTCGCCCGGCTCGTGGGGGTGCGGGACATCGAGCCCGAGGAGGGTGACGACTCGGTGTCGCCCGAGGGCCGCGCGGTGCACGCCGACGCGGTGCGGTTCGGCTACCGCGCGGGGGTCGACGTCCTGCGCGACGTGTCGCTGAGGGTCGAACCCGGTACCCGGCTCGCCCTGGTCGGCCCGTCCGGCGCCGGCAAGTCGACGCTGGGCCGGCTGCTCGCCGGGATCTACGCCCCAGGTGGTGGCGCCATCACCCTCGGTGGGGCCGAGCTGTCGCGGATGCCCGCGGAGCGGGTGCGCTCCCATGTGGCGCTCGTCAACCAGGAGCATCATGTGTTCGTGGGCTCGCTCCGTGACAATCTCCGGCTGGCACGTTCCACCGCTGAGGACCCCGAGCTGTGGGCCGCTCTCGAAGCGGTGGACGCCGAGGTATGGGCGCGTGCGCTGGACGCGGGGCTGGACACCGACGTCGGTTCGGGCGGTCTGGGTCTGACCCCGGCGCAGGCCCAGCAGATCGCGCTGGCCCGACTGGTGCTGGCCGATCCGCACACGCTGGTCCTGGACGAGGCGACCTCCCTCCTCGACCCTCGTGCCGCACGGCATCTGGAGCGGTCGCTCGCCCGGGTGCTCGACGGCCGGACGGTGGTCGCGATCGCGCACCGGCTGCACACCGCCCACGACGCCGAGGTGATCGCCGTGGTCGAGCAGGGCCGCATCACCGAGCTGGGCAGCCATGACGAGTTGGTCGCGGCGGACGGCGCGTACGCGGCGCTGTGGCGGTCCTGGCACGGCTAG
- a CDS encoding metal-dependent hydrolase, which translates to MMGPAHSLSGAAAWLGVGAAAAAAGHTMPWPVLLTGALICAGAALAPDLDHKAATISRAFGPVSRGLCEIVDKLSYAVYKGTRKPGDPRRSGGHRTLTHTWLWAVLIGGGASVLAVTGGRWAVLGLLFVHLVLAIEGLLWRATRGQSSDVLVWLLAAACAWILAGVLDQPGNGSGWLFTEPGQEYLWLGLPIVLGALVHDIGDALTISGCPILWPIPIGKKRWYPLGPPKMMRFRAGSWVELKVLMPAFMLLGGVGGAAALNVI; encoded by the coding sequence ATGATGGGACCGGCACACTCACTGTCAGGAGCGGCAGCCTGGCTGGGGGTGGGGGCCGCGGCGGCAGCGGCCGGTCACACCATGCCGTGGCCCGTGCTGCTGACCGGGGCGCTGATATGCGCCGGCGCCGCGCTCGCACCCGACCTCGACCACAAGGCCGCGACGATATCCCGCGCCTTCGGGCCGGTCTCCAGGGGCTTGTGCGAGATCGTCGACAAGCTCTCGTACGCCGTCTACAAGGGCACCAGGAAGCCGGGCGACCCCCGGCGCTCCGGCGGACACCGCACCCTGACGCACACCTGGCTCTGGGCCGTCCTCATCGGCGGCGGCGCGTCCGTGCTCGCGGTCACGGGCGGTCGCTGGGCGGTGCTCGGTCTGCTGTTCGTCCATCTCGTGCTGGCGATCGAGGGCCTGCTGTGGCGGGCCACCAGGGGACAGAGCAGCGATGTCCTCGTCTGGCTGCTGGCGGCGGCGTGCGCCTGGATTCTCGCCGGTGTGCTGGATCAGCCGGGCAACGGCTCGGGCTGGCTGTTCACCGAACCAGGGCAGGAGTACCTCTGGCTCGGCCTGCCGATCGTGTTGGGCGCACTGGTCCACGACATCGGCGACGCGCTCACGATCTCCGGTTGCCCGATCCTGTGGCCCATCCCGATAGGGAAGAAGCGCTGGTACCCGCTGGGCCCGCCGAAGATGATGCGGTTCCGCGCGGGGAGCTGGGTCGAGCTGAAGGTGCTGATGCCCGCCTTCATGCTGCTCGGCGGTGTCGGTGGGGCCGCCGCGCTGAACGTCATCTGA
- a CDS encoding DEAD/DEAH box helicase — protein MTLIDQLPQSADPDALYEAFGSWAEGRGLTLYPHQEEALIEVVSGANVIVSTPTGSGKSMIAAGAHFAALARDEVTFYTAPIKALVSEKFFELCKMFGTENVGMLTGDASVNSDAPIICCTAEVLASIALRDGRNADVGQVVMDEFHFYAEGDRGWAWQIPLLELPQAQFVLMSATLGDMAMFEKDLTRRTGRPTAVVRSATRPVPLSYEYRLTPMTDTLTELLETKQAPVYIVHFTQAQAVERAQALMSINMCTRQEKDRIAELIGNFRFTTKFGRNLSRYVRHGIGVHHAGMLPKYRRLVEKLAQAGLLKVICGTDTLGVGVNVPIRTVLFTALSKYDGNRVRTLRAREFHQIAGRAGRAGFDTAGFVVAQAPEHVIENEKALAKAGDDPKKRRKVVRKKAPEGFVGWGESTFDKLITSDPEPLTSRFRVTHTMLLAVIARPGNAFDAMRHLLEDNHEPRKQQLRHIRRAIAIYRSLLDGGIVEKLDEPDAEGRIVRLTVDLQQDFALNQPLSTFALAAFELLAPESPSYALDMVSVVESTLDDPRQILAAQQNKARGEAVAAMKADGVEYEDRMERLQDVSYPKPLEELLFHAYDTYRHSHPWVGDHPLSPKSVIRDMYERAMTFTEFVSYYELARTEGIVLRYLASAFKALDHTVPDDLKSEDLQDLIAWLGEMVRQVDSSLLDEWEQLANPEVMTAEEAQERADQVKPVTSNGRAFRVLVRNAMFRRVELAALDHLSELGEMDKESGWDADTWGDAMDKYWDEYDDLGTGPDARGPRLLMIQEDAEHGLWRVRQSFADPNGDHDWGISAEVDLTASDEEGRAVVRVTSVGQL, from the coding sequence GTGACCCTTATCGATCAGCTTCCGCAGTCCGCCGACCCCGACGCTCTTTACGAGGCCTTCGGGTCGTGGGCCGAGGGGCGTGGCCTCACCCTGTACCCGCATCAGGAGGAGGCGCTGATCGAGGTCGTCTCGGGGGCGAACGTCATCGTCTCCACACCCACCGGCTCGGGAAAGAGCATGATCGCGGCGGGCGCCCACTTCGCGGCCCTGGCACGCGACGAGGTCACCTTCTACACGGCACCGATCAAGGCTCTCGTCTCGGAGAAGTTCTTCGAGCTGTGCAAGATGTTCGGCACGGAGAACGTGGGCATGCTGACGGGTGACGCCTCCGTGAACTCGGACGCGCCCATCATCTGCTGCACCGCCGAGGTCCTCGCGTCGATCGCGCTGCGTGACGGCAGGAACGCCGATGTCGGCCAGGTCGTCATGGACGAGTTCCATTTCTACGCCGAGGGCGACCGGGGCTGGGCCTGGCAGATCCCGCTGCTGGAACTGCCGCAGGCGCAGTTCGTCCTCATGTCGGCGACGCTCGGCGACATGGCGATGTTCGAGAAGGACCTGACCCGTCGTACGGGCAGGCCGACAGCGGTCGTCCGGTCGGCGACCCGCCCGGTGCCGCTGTCCTACGAGTACCGTCTGACGCCGATGACGGACACCCTCACCGAACTCCTGGAGACCAAGCAGGCACCCGTCTACATCGTGCACTTCACCCAGGCCCAGGCGGTGGAACGGGCCCAGGCGCTGATGAGCATCAACATGTGCACGCGGCAGGAGAAGGACCGGATCGCCGAGCTGATCGGCAACTTCCGCTTCACCACGAAGTTCGGCCGCAATCTGTCGCGCTACGTACGCCACGGCATCGGGGTGCACCACGCGGGCATGCTGCCGAAGTACCGGCGGCTGGTGGAGAAGCTCGCCCAGGCGGGACTCCTGAAGGTCATCTGTGGGACGGACACACTGGGTGTCGGTGTCAATGTGCCCATCCGGACCGTACTGTTCACGGCGCTCAGCAAGTACGACGGCAACCGGGTGAGGACCCTGCGGGCGCGGGAGTTCCACCAGATCGCCGGACGGGCGGGGCGCGCGGGATTCGACACGGCCGGCTTCGTGGTGGCCCAGGCGCCCGAGCACGTCATCGAGAACGAGAAGGCCCTGGCGAAGGCGGGGGACGACCCGAAGAAGCGGCGCAAGGTGGTCCGCAAGAAGGCGCCCGAGGGGTTCGTCGGCTGGGGCGAGAGCACTTTCGACAAGCTGATCACCTCGGACCCCGAGCCTCTGACCTCGCGCTTCCGTGTCACCCACACCATGCTGCTCGCGGTGATCGCAAGGCCCGGCAACGCTTTCGACGCGATGCGTCATCTGCTGGAGGACAATCATGAGCCCCGCAAGCAGCAGTTGCGTCATATCCGGCGGGCCATCGCGATCTACCGCTCCCTGCTGGACGGGGGCATCGTGGAGAAGCTGGACGAGCCGGACGCCGAGGGAAGGATCGTGCGGCTGACGGTCGATCTCCAGCAGGACTTCGCGCTCAACCAGCCTTTGTCCACGTTCGCGCTCGCGGCGTTCGAACTCCTCGCCCCCGAGTCCCCGTCGTACGCGCTGGACATGGTGTCCGTGGTGGAGTCCACGCTGGACGACCCCCGGCAGATCCTCGCCGCCCAGCAGAACAAGGCGCGCGGGGAGGCCGTGGCCGCGATGAAGGCCGACGGTGTCGAGTACGAGGACCGCATGGAGCGGCTCCAGGACGTGTCGTACCCGAAGCCGTTGGAGGAGTTGCTGTTCCACGCCTACGACACGTACCGCCACAGCCACCCCTGGGTGGGCGACCACCCGCTGTCGCCGAAGTCGGTCATCCGTGACATGTACGAGCGTGCCATGACGTTCACGGAGTTCGTGTCGTACTACGAACTGGCGCGTACCGAGGGCATCGTGCTGCGGTACCTGGCCAGCGCGTTCAAGGCGCTCGACCACACCGTGCCGGACGATCTGAAGTCGGAGGATCTGCAGGATCTGATCGCCTGGCTCGGTGAGATGGTCCGCCAGGTGGACTCCAGCCTTCTGGACGAGTGGGAGCAGCTCGCCAATCCGGAGGTGATGACGGCGGAGGAGGCGCAGGAGAGGGCCGACCAGGTGAAGCCGGTGACCTCCAACGGCCGCGCGTTCCGGGTACTGGTCCGCAACGCGATGTTCCGCCGGGTGGAGCTGGCGGCTCTCGACCATCTCTCCGAGCTCGGAGAGATGGACAAGGAGTCGGGCTGGGACGCCGACACGTGGGGCGACGCGATGGACAAGTACTGGGACGAGTACGACGACCTGGGTACCGGTCCGGACGCGCGCGGCCCGCGGCTGCTGATGATCCAGGAGGACGCCGAGCACGGTCTGTGGCGGGTGCGGCAGTCCTTCGCGGACCCGAACGGTGATCACGACTGGGGCATCAGCGCGGAGGTGGACCTGACGGCCTCCGACGAGGAGGGCCGGGCTGTCGTCCGTGTCACCTCGGTCGGACAGTTGTGA
- a CDS encoding DUF6397 family protein, with translation MSNNSIMPAPDRTFGRFDAVLVAPPVGPGEERPAPPTLAPTRAARELGLKRVEFELAVQLGRIRTTPGARPGERRVTRGEVDRVRAQDGFPDALRERVRTVGTSEGANLLGITTARFTKLARLGRITPALYYRNRYRATVWLYLAEDLREFKARPENRELLTGRTPAPLKERLDRGMDVRARNWRGRYHGRLLRTADGPWQSAAATASFLDDERIAHVVADADERVHLDALRPRRPVHSGSGTQSPALVPDLMKAADEDEIRWYQTHLALCVAYARDRVPISPIPPARPRASLPRHPKPVRHRRLLARLLRGRG, from the coding sequence ATGTCGAACAACAGCATCATGCCCGCACCCGACCGAACGTTCGGACGATTCGATGCGGTTCTCGTTGCGCCACCCGTCGGGCCGGGGGAGGAGCGGCCCGCTCCACCGACCCTCGCCCCGACCCGGGCAGCGAGGGAACTCGGACTCAAGCGCGTCGAGTTCGAGCTCGCCGTCCAGCTCGGACGTATCCGCACGACCCCGGGAGCCAGGCCCGGGGAGCGCCGGGTCACCCGCGGGGAAGTCGACCGGGTCCGCGCCCAGGACGGCTTCCCCGACGCCCTACGGGAGCGGGTGAGGACGGTGGGTACCTCGGAGGGCGCGAACCTTCTGGGGATCACCACGGCCCGCTTCACCAAACTGGCCAGGCTGGGCCGGATCACACCGGCGCTCTACTACCGCAACCGCTACCGCGCCACCGTCTGGCTCTACCTCGCCGAGGATCTCCGGGAGTTCAAGGCCCGACCTGAGAACCGTGAGCTGCTGACCGGTCGGACGCCCGCCCCGCTCAAGGAACGACTCGACCGAGGCATGGACGTCCGGGCCCGCAACTGGCGCGGTCGCTATCACGGAAGGCTGCTGAGGACCGCCGACGGCCCTTGGCAGAGCGCCGCGGCCACAGCCTCCTTCCTCGACGACGAACGAATCGCCCATGTGGTCGCGGACGCCGACGAGCGGGTACACCTCGACGCCCTACGGCCCAGGCGACCCGTCCACAGCGGCTCCGGCACCCAGTCGCCCGCCCTGGTACCCGACCTGATGAAGGCCGCCGACGAGGACGAGATCCGCTGGTACCAGACGCATCTCGCGCTCTGTGTCGCTTACGCCCGTGACCGGGTGCCCATCAGCCCGATCCCGCCGGCCCGACCCCGGGCCTCTCTTCCCCGGCACCCGAAACCCGTGCGGCACCGCAGGCTCCTCGCCCGACTGCTGCGCGGCCGGGGCTGA
- a CDS encoding roadblock/LC7 domain-containing protein — protein MAQKTGLGWLLDDLTERVEYVRHALVLSNDGLVTGASSALAREDAEHLAAVASGLHSLAKGSGRHFGAGQVRQTMIEFDDAVMFVTAAGEGSCLCVLSTAEADIGQVAYEMTLLVNRVGEHLGVDARHPDRTAIIDG, from the coding sequence ATGGCGCAGAAAACGGGGTTGGGCTGGCTGCTGGACGACTTGACCGAACGGGTCGAGTACGTGCGGCATGCGCTGGTCCTTTCCAACGACGGACTGGTCACCGGGGCGAGCAGCGCGTTGGCTCGCGAGGACGCGGAGCATCTGGCCGCGGTGGCATCGGGACTGCACAGCCTGGCCAAGGGGTCGGGCCGTCACTTCGGGGCCGGACAGGTACGCCAGACGATGATCGAGTTCGATGACGCGGTGATGTTCGTGACCGCGGCCGGGGAGGGGAGTTGCCTCTGCGTGCTCAGCACCGCCGAGGCCGATATCGGTCAGGTCGCCTATGAGATGACGCTGCTCGTGAATCGCGTCGGTGAGCATCTCGGCGTGGACGCCAGGCACCCGGACCGAACGGCGATCATCGACGGCTGA
- a CDS encoding PPOX class F420-dependent oxidoreductase — translation MAQKMTDEQWRAFVSQGTRTAKLSTVRADGSPHIAPIWFVLDGDELVFNTGKETVKGRNLARDQRLALCVDDDRPPFAFVLLQGRAELSEDLDEVRTWAGRIGARYMGEERAEEFATRNGVPGELVVRVHVDKVVAYDAVAE, via the coding sequence ATGGCACAGAAGATGACCGACGAACAGTGGAGAGCCTTCGTTTCGCAGGGCACCCGCACCGCGAAGCTTTCGACTGTTCGGGCCGACGGAAGCCCTCACATCGCACCGATCTGGTTCGTCCTGGACGGTGACGAGCTGGTGTTCAACACAGGGAAGGAGACTGTCAAGGGGCGAAACCTGGCCAGGGACCAGCGTCTGGCGCTGTGCGTGGACGACGATCGGCCCCCCTTCGCCTTCGTCCTGCTCCAGGGGCGCGCGGAGCTGTCCGAGGATCTGGACGAGGTACGCACCTGGGCCGGCCGTATCGGTGCCCGGTACATGGGTGAGGAGCGGGCGGAGGAGTTCGCGACACGTAACGGTGTTCCCGGCGAACTCGTGGTCCGCGTCCATGTCGACAAGGTGGTCGCCTACGACGCGGTCGCCGAATAG
- a CDS encoding fatty acid desaturase family protein translates to MPEAVAPVVEPQVGAAGKQPPGSEFTPLLRTVRTQGLLDRRTGWYSLGIGVNALLLASVVTALVAIGDSWWALSLAPVLAVLSARTAFIGHDAGHGQITADKRTSRVIGLVHGNLLLGMSYAWWNDKHNRHHANPNHIDKDPDVLADVLVFTSAQAKGRAGFRRWLTRHQAWLFFPLTLLEGVALKISGFRDLRRQSPRERAVEGVLLAAHVVGYAALLLGAMPVGRALAFAAIHQALFGLHLGMAFAPNHKGMDMPDPDGERWGHLRRQVLTSRNVKGGPLTDWFLGGLNYQIEHHLFPSMPRPHLRLARPLVRQHCGQLGIPYMETGLIDSYRQALRHMHEVGEPLRAG, encoded by the coding sequence ATGCCCGAGGCCGTCGCACCCGTCGTGGAACCACAGGTGGGCGCAGCAGGCAAACAGCCCCCTGGCAGCGAGTTCACCCCCCTGCTCCGCACCGTACGGACACAAGGGCTGCTCGACCGCCGCACAGGGTGGTACTCCCTGGGTATCGGGGTCAACGCCTTGCTGCTCGCCTCGGTGGTCACCGCCTTGGTGGCCATCGGCGACTCCTGGTGGGCACTGTCGCTCGCTCCCGTCCTCGCGGTCCTGTCCGCCCGTACGGCGTTCATCGGTCATGACGCCGGACATGGGCAGATCACCGCGGACAAGAGGACCAGCCGGGTCATCGGCCTCGTCCACGGGAACCTCTTGCTGGGGATGAGCTATGCCTGGTGGAACGACAAGCACAACCGTCACCACGCCAACCCGAACCACATAGACAAAGATCCCGACGTACTGGCGGACGTGCTGGTCTTCACCAGCGCCCAGGCGAAGGGACGTGCCGGATTCCGCCGCTGGCTCACCCGCCACCAGGCATGGCTGTTCTTCCCGTTGACCCTGCTGGAAGGGGTGGCCCTGAAGATCTCCGGATTTCGGGACCTGCGCCGCCAGAGCCCTCGGGAACGCGCCGTCGAAGGCGTCCTGCTCGCAGCCCATGTGGTCGGGTACGCAGCCCTGCTCCTCGGCGCCATGCCTGTCGGCCGGGCGCTCGCCTTCGCCGCGATCCACCAAGCTCTCTTCGGACTGCACCTGGGGATGGCCTTCGCGCCCAACCACAAGGGAATGGACATGCCCGACCCCGACGGTGAGCGCTGGGGCCATCTACGTCGCCAGGTGCTGACCTCGCGCAACGTCAAGGGCGGCCCGCTCACCGACTGGTTCCTCGGCGGGCTCAATTACCAGATCGAGCACCACCTCTTCCCCAGCATGCCTCGCCCGCACCTGCGGCTCGCCCGGCCGCTCGTCCGACAGCACTGCGGTCAGCTGGGTATCCCGTACATGGAGACCGGCCTCATCGATTCCTACCGGCAAGCCTTGCGTCATATGCACGAGGTCGGCGAGCCTCTCCGGGCCGGCTAG